In Diachasmimorpha longicaudata isolate KC_UGA_2023 chromosome 7, iyDiaLong2, whole genome shotgun sequence, the following proteins share a genomic window:
- the LOC135164312 gene encoding uncharacterized protein LOC135164312 isoform X3, with amino-acid sequence MTSPPIKYTTNRAIDHFNVAATLMKIIGYVDCIEGLRELPKSPSKWIYKCILNNNDGRRVRILCSGDDALKYKDEIKMYQGTLREKKYQRINNINAQFSFLDNKNHWRDY; translated from the exons ATGACATCTCCACCTATTAAATATACGACCAACAGAGCCATTGATCATTTCAATGTTGCAGCTACACTCAT gaaAATCATCGGCTACGTCGACTGCATTGAAGGCCTGAGAGAGTTGCCAAAGTCTCCATCTAAGTGGATTTACAAGtgcattttaaataacaatgatgGCAGAAGGGTTCGCATACTTTGCTCGGGGGATGATGCTCTCAAATACAAGGATGAGATCAAGATGTATCAG ggaaccttgagggaaaaaaaatatcaacgaataaataacataaatgccCAGTTCAGTTTTCTAG ataataaaaatcactggaggGATTATTAA
- the LOC135164493 gene encoding uncharacterized protein LOC135164493 — translation MSVFLVVVATKWLPRLRIHLNFFYIHLIRLGKKWKTYFLENCAWTDEKKDWLGVKPPINYFNRPGKLLEISEKHLRKYFFDQSILGKSLPTLRDQGQELPLIASEFCVEKTIEANKCKIVNPDDTITEDNTARIGELNRKISTWKGVTTVARKNLKLLEAKMVVDIPTVEARMAKYEGHFSDISRTSVAEQIESSDGDEQQILQQQKEQTAFLYLYNTSYHALFRCKKYKELPVDHRIKIAKQMVLCLNCLNKHKQECRYSRCSQYGEPHNSLLHSSAGTGEPVSAMTARLPSSQVMTAAVVNVINKSSSSEQCRVLLDTGASANFITEELATKLKLPRKPCVLPVGTLSEMATFTKGVVTATIKSRHNGFQKELSFLTVPRIADLIPTSFVRREALKIPANIRLADPDSYKPAPIDMLIGTGPTLSFLCTGQIDLSYPGGPDLYLHKTQMGWVIGGSIQVSPAARSIQCHHATPEFKLEKVWEVEEVPKAKTHSIEKQQAVDHFKGHYTRDSTGKYTVALPFNSKKNLLGNSYNMAFRRFQSLERKFSRDPELFKAYSDNIEEYLKFNYLTEVRDPSDTGYYLPHHAVVKKNSLKTTVRVVYDGSAKTTTDISLNETLLVGPKLQKDIFWQVLHFRTHLYALTGDIEKMFLQFGVREEDRRYQRILWRNNSGRVAVYELNNVTFGLSSSPYEAVQCLQQLAEDEAQTFQVATRIVKQNMYVDDLLCGFDSRHDAKYARDEITQLLAQGGLTIKHWASNDPRLLQGLHAESIHQKLQLNDEATLKTLGIYWDA, via the exons ATGAGT GTATTTCTTGTTGTTGTTGCCACCAAGTGGCTTCCCAGGCTACGTATTCACCTGA aTTTCTTTTACATTCATTTAATTCGATTGGGTAAGAAGTGGAAGACTTATTTCTTAGAGAATTGCGCGTGGACTGAC gaaaaaaaagaCTGGCTAGGCGTAAAACCCcccataaattattttaatcgcCCTGGGAAACTACTCGAAATCTCCGAAAAGCAC CTCAGGAAATACTTTTTTGACCAATCAATTTTAGGAAAATCCCTTCCCACTCTTCGTGATCAGGGCCAAGAACTTCCGT TAATAGCAAGTGAGTTTTGTGtggaaaaaacaattgaagCTAATAAGTGCAAAATCGTGAATCCCGACGACACTATAACTGAGGATAATACAGCGCGGATAGGAGAGCTGAACAGGAAAATATCAACCTGGAAAGGCGTAACGACGGTCGCAAGGAAAAACCTCAAATTACTCGAAGCCAAAATGGTAGTAGACATTCCAACAGTGGAAGCACGGATGGCAAAATACGAAGGTCATTTCAGTGACATTTCAAGGACTTCAGTCGCGGAACAAATCGAATCCAGCGACGGAGACGAGCAACAAATCCTTCAACAACAGAAGGAACAAACTGCATTCCTTTACCTTTACAATACCTCGTATCACGCACTTTTCCgatgcaaaaaatataaagagtTGCCAGTAGATCACCGCATTAAGATAGCGAAACAAATGGTACTCTGCCTTAATTGCCTAAATAAACACAAACAAGAGTGCAGATACAGTCGCTGTAGCCAGTATGGAGAGCCACATAATTCTCTGCTACACTCATCTGCAGGGACGGGAGAGCCTGTAAGCGCCATGACCGCTCGCCTTCCCTCCAGCCAAGTAATGACCGCAGCAGTGGTTaatgtaatcaacaaatccagTTCATCAGAACAATGTCGAGTTCTTTTGGATACTGGCGCCTCGGCGAACTTCATCACTGAAGAGCTTGCAACAAAACTGAAGCTACCTCGTAAGCCGTGTGTGCTACCTGTTGGAACTCTCAGTGAAATGGCGACTTTTACAAAGGGTGTGGTAACTGCCACAATTAAGTCGAGGCACAATGGATTCCAGAAAGAGTTGAGCTTTTTAACCGTCCCAAGGATCGCTGACCTGATTCCAACATCGTTCGTTCGTCGGGAAGCACTGAAGATTCCAGCCAACATTCGATTAGCGGATCCAGACTCCTACAAGCCAGCTCCAATTGATATGCTGATAGGAACTGGGCCAACTCTATCATTCCTCTGCACTGGACAGATTGATCTATCATATCCTGGAGGTCCAGACCTCTATCTCCATAAAACCCAGATGGGTTGGGTAATCGGTGGATCAATTCAAGTGTCTCCAGCTGCTAGATCCATTCAGTGTCATCATGCAACACCAGAATTCAAGTTAGAGAAAGTATGGGAGGTTGAAGAAGTTCCAAAGGCAAAAACTCATTCAATTGAAAAGCAGCAAGCTGTGGATCACTTTAAAGGACATTACACTCGTGATTCCACAGGTAAATATACTGTTGCTCTTCCATTTAACTCCAAGAAAAATCTCCTGGGCAACTCTTACAACATGGCCTTTAGACGCTTCCAGAGTTTGGAACGCAAGTTCAGCAGGGATCCGGAGCTCTTCAAAGCATACTCAGATAACATTGAAGAGTACTTGAAATTTAACTATTTAACAGAGGTACGTGACCCTAGTGATACAGGATACTACTTACCCCATCACGCTGTCGTCAAGAAGAATAGCCTAAAAACCACGGTCAGAGTCGTGTACGATGGTTCTGCTAAAACCACCACAGACATCTCCTTAAATGAGACCCTCTTAGTCGGTCCCAAGCTACAGAAAGACATCTTCTGGCAGGTGCTTCACTTCCGCACTCACTTGTACGCACTAACCGgtgacattgaaaaaatgttcctGCAGTTTGGAGTACGAGAGGAAGATCGACGCTATCAACGCATATTATGGAGGAATAATAGTGGAAGGGTCGCAGTCTACGAACTGAACAACGTGACATTTGGGCTGTCTTCTTCCCCTTATGAAGCAGTCCAATGTCTCCAGCAACTTGCAGAAGACGAAGCCCAGACGTTTCAAGTGGCGACACGCATCGTCAAACAAAACATGTACGTGGACGATCTGCTCTGTGGATTTGATTCAAGGCACGACGCTAAGTACGCTCGCGACGAAATCACTCAATTACTGGCTCAAGGGGGACTCACCATCAAACACTGGGCATCCAATGATCCCAGGCTATTGCAGGGTTTGCACGCAGAGTCCATCCATCAAAAACTCCAACTGAATGATGAAGCAACCCTCAAGACACTGGGAATCTATTGGGATGCATAG
- the LOC135164492 gene encoding uncharacterized protein LOC135164492: MSEVAKIYDPLELLDPVVLTAKTIIQKLWNAKIEWDESVPQHLHTQWKNLCSRLPPLNEVRFPRKVCQNQGKKLQIHGFCDASVTGYGACIYIRSINAQEEIQCRLFCTKSNVAPVKYVSIARLELCRAMLLARLYQSIKETIKIPVEKIKFWSDSMITLHWINKPSNVLKTFVANRVPEIQSSSEGVTWRHVPGESNPADALSRGEMPADFIINDLWKVGPPWLSIPEDKWPASKLTEPAEDPEAKRVTCMAAASNAFNLLERYQSIHKLKRIIAYLLRFKVSNKKFRGPLQLEELVYAEQIIMRCVQKKAFPSELRQLRERKEVDRKSKLSRLHPFLDPNGIIRVGGRLRSENIPYSQKHPVVLPKKEFISELIIKNVHKEQAHAGAQATLYAIRCSYWLLDGRNEVRRLIQNCVTCAKVNPPTVDYIMGDLPQTRVTKARPFLNVGVDYYGPFIQVKAYVAVFICLVSKAVHLELVSDMTTSGFIVSLRRFIARRGRCYLIQSDNGSNFVGARNEFKELLDTLKAEGHNSKVSMYLNEEGIKWRFIPPASPHFGGIVEAAVRSFKHHLKRVAGNELFTFEEMDTLVTEIKAILNSRSLTPISPDPNDLLVLTPGHLLIGEPLTAIPEQDLTDVSNNRLSNWEHIKIRESVSAKLTF, from the exons ATGTCTGAAGTTGCAAAAATCTACGATCCGCTGGAACTGCTCGATCCAGTTGTCTTGACGGCTAAAACCATCATTCAGAAGCTGTGGAATGCTAAGATTGAGTGGGATGAGTCCGTACCTCAGCATCTTCACACACAATGGAAAAATCTCTGCTCCCGGCTACCTCCATTGAATGAAGTGCGCTTCCCGCGGAAGGTATGTCAAAATCAAGGTAAAAAATTACAGATACACGGATTCTGTGATGCAAGCGTCACTGGCTACGGCGCTTGCATTTATATTCGTTCCATCAACGCCCAGGAAGAGATCCAGTGCAGGTTATTTTGCACAAAATCCAACGTTGCACCAGTCAAATATGTCTCCATAGCTCGCCTGGAGTTATGTAGAGCGATGCTGTTAGCCAGACTATATCAAAGTATCAAAGAAACGATCAAGATCCCCgtcgaaaaaatcaagttttggAGTGATTCGATGATTACACTGCACTGGATCAATAAGCCCTCGAATGTATTAAAAACATTTGTGGCCAACCGAGTACCAGAGATCCAGTCAAGCTCTGAAGGAGTTACGTGGAGGCACGTGCCAGGAGAATCCAATCCAGCAGATGCCCTTTCTAGAGGAGAAATGCCAGCAGACTTCATCATCAATGACCTTTGGAAGGTTGGTCCTCCATGGCTGTCAATACCTGAAGACAAGTGGCCAGCATCCAAGCTCACCGAACCTGCTGAAGATCCAGAGGCCAAGCGAGTGACCTGCATGGCTGCTGCCAGCAACGCCTTCAACTTGTTGGAGAGGTATCAGTCGATCCACAAACTCAAAAGAATTATTGCTTACCTACTCAGATTCAAGgtaagcaataaaaaattcagaggtCCACTTCAATTAGAAGAGCTGGTTTACGCAGAACAAATCATCATGAGATGTGTGCAAAAAAAGGCATTTCCCAGTGAATTACGCCAGCTGAGAGAGAGGAAGGAAGTAGATCGAAAGAGTAAACTATCAAGGCTCCATCCCTTCCTTGATCCCAATGGGATCATCCGTGTTGGAGGGAGACTGCGGTCAGAAAATATCCCCTACAGCCAAAAGCATCCGGTGGTTTTACCCAAGAAGGAATTTATCAGTGAGCTCATCATTAAAAACGTTCACAAGGAACAGGCACATGCTGGCGCACAAGCCACATTATACGCAATTCGATGCAGTTACTGGCTGTTGGATGGACGAAATGAAGTCCGCCGACTCATCCAGAATTGCGTAACTTGTGCCAAGGTCAATCCACCTACAGTGGATTATATAATGGGAGACTTACCGCAAACACGCGTTACTAAGGCCAGGCCCTTTCTCAACGTCGGAGTGGACTACTACGGGCCATTCat TCAAGTCAAGGCGTATGTGGCAGTCTTCATCTGCCTGGTATCCAAGGCAGTACACCTGGAGCTGGTTAGTGACATGACTACTTCAGGATTCATTGTATCCCTTCGTCGTTTTATCGCCAGAAGAGGCAGGTGCTATTTGATTCAGTCGGACAACGGGTCAAACTTTGTTGGGGCAAGGAACGAGTTCAAGGAGCTACTAGACACACTCAAGGCAGAAGGGCACAATTCCAAGGTGTCCATGTACCTCAACGAGGAAGGAATCAAATGGCGCTTCATCCCCCCAGCCTCCCCACACTTCGGCGGCATCGTGGAAGCGGCTGTCCGCTCGTTCAAACATCATCTGAAAAGAGTGGCAGGAAACGAACTATTCACGTTTGAGGAAATGGACACATTGGTGACTGAAATCAAGGCGATTCTAAATTCTCGTTCTCTCACGCCCATATCCCCAGATCCAAATGACCTGTTGGTGCTAACACCAGGTCACCTGCTGATCGGAGAGCCACTCACAGCCATCCCAGAACAAGACCTCACAGATGTGTCAAATAACAGACTCTCCAACTGGGAGCACATCAAGATACGCGagagcgtatcggccaagttgacgttttag
- the LOC135164312 gene encoding uncharacterized protein LOC135164312 isoform X2, with product MTSPPIKYTTNRAIDHFNVAATLMKIIGYVDCIEGLRELPKSPSKWIYKCILNNNDGRRVRILCSGDDALKYKDEIKMYQIIKITGGIIKAANPQYRRSTDTVSDKEFQFARRSTFDIFGTFNITNGADNGRSKVISYKKLRWRTFVLLAGQSRSLDGSKSHSEALPRN from the exons ATGACATCTCCACCTATTAAATATACGACCAACAGAGCCATTGATCATTTCAATGTTGCAGCTACACTCAT gaaAATCATCGGCTACGTCGACTGCATTGAAGGCCTGAGAGAGTTGCCAAAGTCTCCATCTAAGTGGATTTACAAGtgcattttaaataacaatgatgGCAGAAGGGTTCGCATACTTTGCTCGGGGGATGATGCTCTCAAATACAAGGATGAGATCAAGATGTATCAG ataataaaaatcactggaggGATTATTAAAGCGGCCAATCCACAGTATCGGCGATCAACGGACACTGTGAGcgacaaagaatttcaatttgcacGTAGGAGCACTTTCGACATCTTTGGCACATTTAACATTACGAATGGAGCTGACAATGGAAGGTCGAAGGTCatctcatataaaaaattgagatggagAACGTTTGTGCTGCTCGCGGGCCAGTCCAGATCACTGGATGGCTCAAAGAGCCATTCAGAAGCATTACCACG aaactGA
- the LOC135164312 gene encoding uncharacterized protein LOC135164312 isoform X1: MTSPPIKYTTNRAIDHFNVAATLMKIIGYVDCIEGLRELPKSPSKWIYKCILNNNDGRRVRILCSGDDALKYKDEIKMYQIIKITGGIIKAANPQYRRSTDTVSDKEFQFARRSTFDIFGTFNITNGADNGRSKVISYKKLRWRTFVLLAGQSRSLDGSKSHSEALPRPD; encoded by the exons ATGACATCTCCACCTATTAAATATACGACCAACAGAGCCATTGATCATTTCAATGTTGCAGCTACACTCAT gaaAATCATCGGCTACGTCGACTGCATTGAAGGCCTGAGAGAGTTGCCAAAGTCTCCATCTAAGTGGATTTACAAGtgcattttaaataacaatgatgGCAGAAGGGTTCGCATACTTTGCTCGGGGGATGATGCTCTCAAATACAAGGATGAGATCAAGATGTATCAG ataataaaaatcactggaggGATTATTAAAGCGGCCAATCCACAGTATCGGCGATCAACGGACACTGTGAGcgacaaagaatttcaatttgcacGTAGGAGCACTTTCGACATCTTTGGCACATTTAACATTACGAATGGAGCTGACAATGGAAGGTCGAAGGTCatctcatataaaaaattgagatggagAACGTTTGTGCTGCTCGCGGGCCAGTCCAGATCACTGGATGGCTCAAAGAGCCATTCAGAAGCATTACCACG TCCTGACTGA